In the Opitutaceae bacterium genome, one interval contains:
- a CDS encoding DUF4136 domain-containing protein: MKKLLISSILGTIALGFTACTTSPKIQYDSVQGYDFSKVKTYAVIDTSKKTNVKVGPGAVQAASEGLKSALESKGLTEGSAADADVLVVMYLQMTEKTDVTDFGYTYGGYRGYGYGYGGAYMGGGVTTTNYNATTLTIDIVDNVEDTLVWRGWASKDIYGDTKGTVTEEDRTRIKGVIANIMANYPPPPTPEK, from the coding sequence ATGAAAAAACTCCTAATCTCCTCAATTCTCGGGACGATCGCCCTCGGCTTCACCGCCTGCACGACTTCCCCAAAAATCCAGTATGACTCGGTTCAGGGTTACGACTTTTCCAAGGTCAAGACCTACGCGGTCATCGACACCAGCAAGAAGACCAATGTCAAGGTGGGTCCCGGCGCGGTTCAAGCGGCTTCGGAGGGCCTGAAGAGTGCCCTTGAGTCCAAGGGGCTGACCGAGGGATCGGCCGCCGATGCGGATGTTCTCGTCGTGATGTACCTGCAGATGACCGAAAAGACCGATGTGACCGACTTTGGCTACACCTATGGCGGTTACCGCGGCTACGGATATGGCTACGGTGGCGCCTACATGGGTGGTGGAGTGACCACCACCAACTACAATGCCACCACGTTGACCATCGATATCGTCGACAATGTCGAAGATACGCTCGTCTGGCGCGGCTGGGCCTCCAAGGACATCTACGGGGACACCAAGGGAACCGTGACGGAGGAAGACAGGACCCGGATCAAGGGTGTAATCGCCAACATCATGGCCAATTACCCGCCGCCTCCGACTCCGGAGAAGTAA
- a CDS encoding transcriptional regulator, whose product MRLPDLHRCVQHPARVGILVALQACGWATFTVLREEVGLTDGNLNRHLKVLVEEGWVSSRRSGLGRGSTTRLEITGAGIRGLETFRVWCLEVAGRIGDDGGSAAPEAEPDPDAGIPARRFVVDDRSRTWTD is encoded by the coding sequence ATGCGTCTGCCTGATCTTCACCGCTGTGTGCAGCATCCGGCCCGGGTCGGGATCCTGGTCGCGCTCCAGGCTTGTGGTTGGGCCACATTCACTGTCCTCCGGGAGGAAGTCGGGTTGACTGACGGCAATCTGAATCGGCACCTGAAGGTGCTGGTCGAAGAGGGATGGGTGTCCAGTCGCCGGAGCGGACTCGGGAGGGGGTCGACGACGAGGCTTGAGATAACCGGGGCGGGGATCCGTGGTCTCGAAACCTTCAGGGTCTGGTGCCTTGAGGTGGCGGGGCGGATCGGTGACGATGGAGGGAGCGCCGCGCCGGAGGCTGAGCCGGATCCGGACGCCGGAATCCCCGCGAGACGTTTCGTGGTCGATGACCGCAGCCGGACCTGGACAGACTGA
- a CDS encoding metallophosphoesterase, protein MNATSGTLREVRAERLLAVSDLHVDYDRNRRWVEDLVSTDHSDAALIVAGDVSHRLDRMESTLASLASAFAAVFFVPGNHDLWTGEGSRDSLHKLEQLESICGAVGVLTESAILSSGGAKVQVIPLYSWYHEPEESGDSLFIGRNDEDPWREIWADYRRVRWPGEIAAGGVADLLGAVNARWTREDRRIPVVTFSHFLPRQELLRGNPGSLVNGSIEPRHAFNFSRVAGSASIDRQLRSLESRVHVYGHQHRNRDRIIDRVRYRSHCLGYPSERDKRHITKLEDGPIVIWKAADGLDLKEKTTFGVAAA, encoded by the coding sequence ATGAATGCGACTTCTGGCACGCTGCGTGAGGTCCGGGCGGAACGGCTTCTGGCTGTTTCGGATCTGCACGTCGACTATGACCGGAACCGCCGATGGGTTGAAGACCTGGTGTCGACCGATCATTCCGATGCCGCCCTGATCGTGGCGGGGGATGTCAGCCATCGACTGGACCGGATGGAAAGCACACTGGCCTCCTTGGCTTCGGCGTTTGCCGCCGTCTTTTTTGTCCCGGGAAATCACGACCTCTGGACAGGGGAGGGGAGTCGGGATTCCCTGCACAAGCTCGAACAGCTGGAGTCGATCTGTGGGGCAGTCGGGGTGTTGACCGAGTCGGCGATCCTCTCGTCGGGCGGGGCCAAGGTCCAGGTGATTCCTCTGTATTCCTGGTATCATGAACCGGAGGAAAGCGGCGATTCGCTCTTTATCGGCCGGAACGATGAGGATCCCTGGCGCGAGATCTGGGCGGATTACCGGAGGGTGCGCTGGCCAGGGGAAATCGCGGCGGGTGGGGTTGCCGATCTGCTTGGAGCGGTCAACGCGAGATGGACACGCGAGGACCGCCGCATTCCGGTCGTGACCTTCAGCCATTTTCTGCCGAGGCAGGAATTGCTGCGGGGAAATCCGGGATCCCTTGTCAACGGATCGATCGAACCGCGGCATGCCTTCAACTTCAGTCGGGTGGCCGGGAGTGCCTCCATCGACCGGCAGTTGCGATCCTTGGAATCGAGGGTGCATGTTTATGGCCATCAACACCGCAACCGTGACCGGATTATCGACCGGGTGCGGTATCGTTCGCATTGCCTGGGGTATCCGTCGGAGCGGGACAAGCGCCATATTACGAAACTCGAAGACGGTCCCATTGTCATCTGGAAGGCGGCGGATGGTCTTGATCTGAAAGAGAAGACAACGTTCGGGGTGGCGGCCGCATGA
- a CDS encoding cellulase family glycosylhydrolase, translating to MKRSLVNTRPEEQRIMAFQIKRGTNISHWLSQSERRGEARENWFTRRDVEQIASWGFDHIRLPFDEVQLWTDDERREPEAWHLLESALDWAQTAGLNVVLDFHILRSHYFNQDGVPALFSARDSLDRFLSMWVDLSKELQSWSPDFLAYEILNEAVAPSPDDWNRVSGEAFRLLRDREPDRTIVLGSNRFNSAATYDSLAIPDDRLCLLTFHHYNPMAVTHHQAPWTAVGGYQGPVRYPGPSVSGADLAALDPTLRDAMKPFTRPYGREDILAEMEPPLRRSRETGLPLYCGEFGVYHRTPIEARDNWYRDMISLFEEHDVAWANWDYKGHFGLIDSAGRETGIRSLLLHP from the coding sequence ATGAAGAGGTCATTGGTCAACACCAGACCGGAGGAACAACGCATCATGGCCTTCCAGATCAAGCGTGGCACGAATATTTCCCACTGGCTCAGCCAGAGCGAGCGCCGCGGAGAAGCCCGCGAGAATTGGTTCACACGCCGCGACGTAGAGCAGATCGCATCCTGGGGGTTCGATCACATCCGCCTTCCCTTCGACGAGGTTCAGCTCTGGACCGACGACGAAAGGCGCGAACCCGAGGCCTGGCATCTACTCGAGTCCGCACTTGATTGGGCGCAGACAGCCGGGCTCAACGTTGTTCTCGATTTCCACATCCTGCGCAGCCACTATTTCAATCAGGACGGCGTTCCCGCCCTCTTCTCGGCCCGCGATTCCCTTGATCGCTTCCTCTCCATGTGGGTCGACCTCTCGAAGGAACTCCAGTCCTGGAGCCCCGATTTCCTCGCCTACGAAATCCTCAATGAAGCCGTCGCACCCTCTCCCGACGACTGGAACCGCGTCTCCGGCGAAGCCTTCCGGCTGCTTCGGGATCGAGAACCCGATCGTACGATCGTCCTCGGCTCCAACCGCTTCAACTCGGCCGCCACCTACGATTCGCTGGCCATACCGGACGACCGGCTCTGCCTGCTCACCTTTCATCACTACAACCCGATGGCCGTCACCCACCACCAGGCGCCGTGGACCGCCGTCGGCGGCTATCAGGGCCCCGTCCGCTACCCGGGCCCATCAGTCTCGGGCGCCGACCTGGCCGCTCTCGACCCCACATTGCGCGACGCCATGAAACCCTTCACCCGCCCCTACGGCCGCGAAGATATCTTGGCCGAAATGGAACCACCCCTCCGCCGCAGCCGCGAAACCGGGTTGCCTCTCTATTGCGGGGAATTCGGCGTCTACCATCGGACGCCGATCGAGGCGCGGGACAACTGGTACCGGGACATGATCAGCCTCTTTGAGGAACACGACGTCGCTTGGGCCAACTGGGACTACAAGGGACACTTCGGCCTGATCGACTCCGCCGGCCGGGAGACCGGTATCCGCTCCCTGCTCCTGCACCCCTGA